A window of the Euzebya pacifica genome harbors these coding sequences:
- a CDS encoding ABC transporter permease, which translates to MSSTTTAELLEDPPPTAAEAHGPDNHGREITRFVVGRLGRMAVTIMVIVPLTFLLFRAVPGDAASAVIGPDIDPSVAAVLRDRYGLDESVWTQLTSYVGQLLRGNLGVSFQYKQPVEEVLAERLTNTLILVGPAILLAGLLGVAVGALAGLRHRYRLDGVVRNVAFGIKSAPAFWIGSLAVALLGYQLGWVPTVGMRTPGTDIGQTGLAVFATADFLHHLALPLLLLTLHFSVEPMLTMRSAMIGVLHEDYMGVFQAMGLRRWLRLRRGVRNAMLPVVTLAPAAVDNIVGGAVVIETIFSWPGMGRAVVNAVYAFDYPMLQGIFLLTAVIVVVGNALTDIGYAYLDPRVGLR; encoded by the coding sequence GTGTCCTCCACAACGACGGCTGAGCTCCTCGAGGACCCACCGCCGACGGCCGCGGAGGCGCACGGCCCCGACAACCACGGCCGTGAGATCACTCGGTTCGTGGTCGGTCGACTCGGGCGCATGGCCGTGACCATCATGGTCATCGTTCCGCTGACCTTCCTGCTGTTCAGGGCGGTTCCGGGTGATGCTGCCAGCGCGGTCATCGGTCCGGACATCGACCCCTCGGTCGCAGCGGTGCTGCGCGATCGGTATGGCCTGGACGAGTCGGTCTGGACCCAGCTGACCAGCTACGTCGGACAGCTGCTGCGCGGGAACCTCGGGGTGTCCTTCCAGTACAAGCAGCCGGTGGAGGAAGTCCTCGCCGAACGGCTCACCAACACCCTGATCCTGGTGGGGCCGGCGATCCTCCTGGCCGGCCTGCTGGGTGTGGCCGTCGGGGCGCTTGCCGGGTTGCGGCACCGGTACCGCCTCGACGGGGTGGTCCGCAACGTGGCCTTCGGCATCAAGTCGGCCCCGGCGTTCTGGATCGGCAGCCTCGCGGTGGCGTTGCTCGGCTACCAGCTCGGGTGGGTGCCGACCGTCGGCATGCGCACTCCCGGCACCGACATCGGCCAGACCGGTCTCGCGGTCTTCGCGACCGCCGACTTCCTGCACCACCTCGCCCTGCCCCTGCTGTTGCTCACCCTGCACTTCAGCGTCGAACCAATGCTGACGATGCGCAGTGCGATGATCGGGGTCCTCCACGAGGACTACATGGGCGTGTTCCAGGCCATGGGGCTGCGCCGTTGGCTACGCCTCCGTCGGGGGGTTCGCAACGCCATGCTGCCCGTGGTGACCCTCGCTCCGGCGGCCGTGGACAACATCGTCGGCGGAGCGGTGGTCATCGAGACGATCTTCTCGTGGCCCGGTATGGGCCGAGCCGTCGTGAACGCCGTCTACGCATTCGACTACCCGATGCTGCAGGGCATCTTCCTGCTGACCGCGGTCATCGTGGTCGTCGGCAATGCCCTGACCGACATCGGCTATGCCTATCTCGACCCGCGGGTGGGGCTGCGATGA
- a CDS encoding ABC transporter substrate-binding protein translates to MTFYFHHPTGLSLMARLVSSAAGDDGANVSGFRNDEYDLLYEAQAATDDTAARREAVQAAQALVYEQVPIRPIFYPVVGAAYRSDSWSGIEPAVGNPLFNVWNAVEAEPLTDRDTLIVGTTFEPPTLNPTLLDTLEAQLPLSLIYDPLMRIGRDGELMPWAAEEVTTDGRVLTVRIREGMTFHDGEPVTADDVAFSLQYVVDTQSPAYSSRLTAMESATALDEHTVEIVLHEPSAAFPAVALATVPVLPEHIWSSIDNPTDFVNEAAVGSGPFSLDARSIGSSVTFSANTDHFSSPVVSALQLVVLGSFDAGIGALGTGEIDLLDDVQNAVNFETLLDQEGVEVVQTESHGWRGLHFNMRHAPFDDLHFRTALSLLVPTQDIIDVIVAGYGAPAGSFIPPVLSQWHNEALDAYETDPAAAMAELDAAGYVRDEDGTLYYPPEGVDGRVLHNDG, encoded by the coding sequence GTGACCTTCTACTTCCACCACCCCACGGGACTCAGCCTGATGGCCCGGCTGGTCTCTTCGGCTGCTGGTGACGACGGGGCCAACGTCTCGGGCTTCCGAAACGACGAATACGACCTCCTCTACGAAGCGCAGGCAGCGACCGACGACACCGCGGCCCGCCGGGAGGCAGTGCAGGCCGCCCAGGCGCTGGTCTACGAACAGGTACCGATCAGACCGATCTTCTATCCCGTGGTCGGCGCCGCGTACCGGTCCGACTCCTGGAGCGGCATCGAACCCGCCGTCGGCAACCCCCTGTTCAACGTGTGGAACGCCGTTGAGGCCGAGCCGCTGACCGACCGCGACACCCTCATCGTCGGCACGACCTTCGAGCCGCCAACGCTCAACCCCACGCTGCTGGACACCCTCGAGGCACAGCTGCCCCTCTCCCTCATCTACGACCCGCTGATGCGAATCGGACGTGACGGCGAGCTGATGCCCTGGGCTGCAGAAGAGGTCACGACTGACGGAAGGGTCCTGACGGTCCGGATCCGCGAGGGAATGACCTTCCACGACGGCGAACCCGTCACCGCCGATGACGTGGCCTTCTCGCTGCAGTACGTGGTGGACACCCAGTCACCCGCCTACAGCTCGCGGTTGACCGCCATGGAGTCGGCCACGGCACTGGACGAACACACGGTCGAGATCGTCCTCCACGAACCGTCCGCGGCATTCCCGGCCGTGGCACTGGCCACCGTGCCGGTCCTGCCCGAACACATCTGGTCGTCCATCGACAACCCGACGGACTTCGTCAACGAGGCGGCGGTGGGCTCCGGGCCCTTCAGTCTCGACGCCCGATCCATCGGGTCCTCCGTCACTTTCTCGGCCAACACCGACCACTTCAGCTCGCCCGTGGTGAGCGCCTTGCAGCTGGTCGTCCTCGGCAGCTTCGACGCCGGCATCGGCGCACTCGGCACGGGCGAGATCGACCTGCTGGACGATGTCCAGAACGCCGTGAACTTCGAGACGCTGCTGGACCAGGAAGGCGTCGAGGTCGTCCAGACCGAGAGCCACGGGTGGCGCGGACTGCACTTCAACATGCGTCACGCCCCCTTCGACGACCTGCACTTCCGCACGGCCCTGTCGTTGCTGGTTCCTACCCAGGACATCATCGACGTCATCGTTGCCGGGTACGGCGCACCCGCTGGATCCTTCATCCCGCCCGTGCTGAGTCAGTGGCACAACGAGGCGTTGGACGCCTACGAAACCGATCCGGCGGCTGCGATGGCCGAACTCGACGCGGCGGGCTACGTGCGAGACGAGGACGGCACCCTCTACTACCCGCCGGAGGGGGTGGATGGGCGTGTCCTCCACAACGACGGCTGA
- a CDS encoding IS256 family transposase, with amino-acid sequence MADIDNDLLTDAATNLLTEEHRSLFRDLLQNALQTLIEEELTASIGAALHERTDDRTGQRNGHRPPRTLSTPAGDVELAIPKVRAGNFYPSLLEPRRRVDQALWAVIMTAYVKGTSTRKVDDLVKALGVDSGVSKSTVSRICKEIDGHVEAFRARTLAHTDFPYVFCDATYVKGRVGRHVVSRAIVVAFGVAADGTREVLGLDVGDSEDEAFWGAFLKSLKTRGLGGVQLVISDAHEGLKAAIRRHLQGAAWQRCRVHFNRNVLARVGKAHGEMVTAMIRTIYAQPDQAAVTAQLRAVADMLTDRFPAAAQMLLDAEPDLTAFAAFPRTHWRRVWSTNPLERVNKEIKRRSNVVGIFPDDNSIIRLIGAVLLEQHDEWQVAERSYFSEESMKTIAADTTIEVTATTTAA; translated from the coding sequence ATGGCCGACATTGATAATGACCTGCTGACCGACGCTGCGACGAACCTGCTGACCGAGGAGCACCGCAGCCTGTTTCGCGATCTGCTCCAGAACGCGTTGCAGACACTGATCGAGGAAGAGCTGACCGCCTCAATCGGGGCGGCGTTGCACGAGCGCACCGATGACCGGACGGGGCAGCGCAACGGCCACCGGCCACCCCGGACCCTGTCGACACCGGCTGGTGATGTGGAGCTTGCGATCCCCAAGGTTCGGGCCGGCAACTTCTACCCGTCGCTGCTGGAGCCGCGCCGCCGGGTCGATCAGGCCCTGTGGGCGGTGATCATGACCGCCTACGTCAAGGGCACCTCCACCCGCAAGGTCGACGACCTCGTCAAGGCACTCGGCGTGGACTCGGGCGTGTCGAAATCGACGGTGTCGCGGATCTGCAAGGAGATCGACGGGCACGTCGAGGCGTTCCGAGCCCGCACCCTGGCCCACACCGACTTCCCCTACGTGTTCTGCGACGCCACCTACGTCAAGGGCCGCGTCGGCCGCCACGTGGTGTCGCGCGCCATCGTCGTGGCGTTCGGCGTCGCCGCTGACGGCACCCGCGAAGTCCTCGGGCTGGACGTGGGCGACAGCGAGGACGAAGCGTTCTGGGGCGCCTTCCTCAAGAGCTTGAAGACCCGCGGACTCGGTGGTGTGCAGCTGGTCATCTCCGACGCCCACGAAGGGTTGAAGGCCGCCATCCGCCGACACCTGCAGGGCGCGGCGTGGCAGCGTTGTCGGGTCCACTTCAACCGCAACGTCCTGGCCCGGGTCGGCAAGGCCCACGGCGAGATGGTCACCGCCATGATCCGCACCATCTACGCCCAGCCCGACCAGGCCGCCGTCACCGCCCAGCTCCGCGCCGTCGCCGACATGCTCACCGACCGGTTCCCCGCCGCGGCCCAGATGCTGCTTGACGCCGAACCCGATCTCACCGCGTTCGCGGCGTTCCCCAGGACCCACTGGCGCAGGGTGTGGTCAACCAACCCGCTGGAACGGGTCAACAAAGAGATCAAGCGCCGGTCCAACGTGGTGGGCATCTTCCCCGACGACAACTCCATCATCCGCCTCATCGGCGCCGTCCTGCTCGAGCAGCACGACGAATGGCAAGTCGCCGAACGCAGCTACTTCTCCGAGGAATCCATGAAGACCATCGCCGCCGACACCACCATCGAGGTGACAGCCACCACCACCGCGGCATAG
- a CDS encoding ArsR/SmtB family transcription factor, with the protein MTPTNVLPEARRIDQAVETLKLVADGVRFRILWALLEGERSVSDLAETVQSPPSTVSRHLSKLRLGQLVTHRREGTSVFYSLADGHLGSLVKEAVFHTGHIGSPTAPD; encoded by the coding sequence GTGACCCCGACGAACGTCCTCCCTGAGGCACGACGAATCGACCAAGCGGTCGAGACGTTGAAGCTGGTGGCGGACGGTGTCCGCTTCCGCATCCTGTGGGCGCTCCTGGAGGGCGAGCGCTCGGTGAGCGACCTTGCCGAGACGGTGCAGTCACCGCCGTCCACGGTGTCGCGTCACCTCAGCAAGCTCAGGCTGGGGCAACTCGTCACACATCGGCGTGAAGGCACGTCGGTCTTCTACTCCCTTGCCGACGGCCACCTCGGTTCGTTGGTCAAGGAAGCGGTCTTCCACACCGGCCACATCGGGTCGCCAACCGCTCCCGACTGA
- a CDS encoding acyl-CoA thioesterase — protein MPANDATDHDLTDPAFYDWFTTERVRFSDTDMVGHVNNVGHTALIETGRIAYAMELSGRVEVPFGRIMFVRLEVDFREDLYWPSHVDIGARIVGVGTSSFRIATGVFHEGACKTTAINVMVHLGDDRRAAPIPDDMREVLTGELPSKA, from the coding sequence ATGCCTGCGAACGACGCGACCGACCACGACCTGACCGACCCGGCCTTCTACGACTGGTTCACCACCGAACGGGTCCGCTTCTCCGACACCGACATGGTGGGCCACGTCAACAACGTCGGTCACACGGCCCTGATCGAGACCGGCCGGATCGCCTACGCCATGGAGCTGTCGGGTCGGGTGGAGGTGCCGTTCGGCCGCATCATGTTCGTCCGCCTGGAGGTCGACTTCCGCGAGGACCTCTACTGGCCCAGCCACGTCGACATCGGGGCCCGCATCGTCGGCGTCGGCACGTCGTCGTTCCGCATCGCCACCGGCGTGTTCCACGAGGGCGCGTGCAAGACCACGGCCATCAACGTCATGGTCCACCTGGGCGACGACCGCCGGGCCGCACCCATCCCCGACGACATGCGCGAGGTCCTGACCGGCGAGCTGCCGAGCAAGGCGTAA